In one Bryobacteraceae bacterium genomic region, the following are encoded:
- a CDS encoding DUF6282 family protein, which yields MKGLLLAAAAWIVQGQTLTGVVDIHMHSGPDSVPRSIDSLSAARLAKQRGLRAIVLKNHYEPTAALAGLARQEAPGLAVFGGIALNGTVGGINAAAVERMTRVEGGYGRIVWMPTFDSENQVKFNQEKRAWVSVSRERKLLPAVSEVIGLIAKHNLVLATGHSTPAEVKMLVAEGRRQGVRRIVVTHGMLAPVSMTIAQMREVAEMGAFVEFVGNAMVGTTKSVSFADYARAMRSVGIERSILSSDLGQAGNPLHPDGLLEIFAGLRGAGMSEAEIERVAKTNPAALLGLD from the coding sequence GTGAAGGGACTATTGCTGGCGGCCGCGGCGTGGATCGTTCAGGGACAGACACTTACGGGCGTAGTCGACATTCACATGCATTCGGGGCCTGACAGCGTGCCGAGATCGATCGACTCGCTTTCGGCGGCTCGACTGGCGAAGCAGCGCGGTTTGCGGGCGATTGTATTAAAAAATCACTACGAACCAACGGCGGCCTTGGCGGGCTTGGCGCGGCAGGAGGCGCCTGGGCTGGCGGTGTTTGGGGGGATCGCACTGAACGGGACGGTTGGCGGAATCAATGCGGCGGCGGTTGAGCGCATGACCCGGGTGGAAGGGGGTTATGGACGCATCGTGTGGATGCCAACGTTCGATTCAGAGAACCAGGTGAAGTTCAACCAAGAGAAGCGGGCCTGGGTGAGCGTGTCCCGGGAGCGGAAACTGCTACCTGCAGTAAGCGAGGTTATCGGCTTGATTGCGAAGCACAACCTCGTGCTGGCGACCGGGCATTCGACGCCGGCGGAAGTGAAGATGCTGGTGGCGGAGGGCCGGAGGCAGGGAGTACGGCGGATTGTGGTGACGCATGGGATGCTGGCTCCGGTATCGATGACCATTGCGCAAATGCGCGAGGTAGCGGAGATGGGTGCGTTTGTCGAGTTCGTGGGGAACGCGATGGTCGGGACGACAAAATCCGTGTCGTTCGCGGACTATGCAAGAGCGATGCGGAGCGTTGGAATCGAGCGGTCTATTCTGTCGAGCGATTTGGGGCAAGCGGGGAATCCACTGCATCCGGACGGGTTGCTCGAGATCTTCGCCGGATTGCGGGGAGCCGGGATGAGCGAGGCGGAGATCGAACGGGTGGCGAAAACGAATCCGGCGGCGCTGCTAGGCCTCGACTAG
- a CDS encoding mandelate racemase/muconate lactonizing enzyme family protein, producing MKIAKVESMAISIPLPSPVSDAIRLITHRDHYLVFITTDDGLTGSGFTLGYDASLAMVSMAKSIFEPILVGASVADSEKLWAEMYRQSIQAGRRGAALRAISAIDIALWDLRGQYARLPVMELCGVYARRMRCYATGGYFRPGQTLDELAAEYAGYAELGFTAAKLKVGKFSAAEDAARLGAIRNAVGESFDILLDANGGWPDAPAAIAAMRRLDEFNPYWIEEPVRADNVYAMARIAEAIRTPVATGELEATRWAFADLLHRRAASILQPDATVCGGVGEWLKIAHMASAFDVPIAPHYNWDVHTQLLAAIPNGLFIEYFVEATKVKMFDTVLANPMSAKDGHIEPRTDPGFGWRLIPSQLQRYRIG from the coding sequence ATGAAAATCGCCAAGGTCGAGTCGATGGCGATTTCCATTCCGCTGCCGAGTCCCGTCAGCGACGCCATCCGCCTCATCACCCATCGCGACCACTACCTCGTTTTCATCACCACCGATGACGGGCTCACTGGTTCCGGCTTCACCCTCGGCTACGACGCGAGCCTCGCCATGGTGTCCATGGCCAAGTCGATCTTTGAACCCATCCTCGTGGGCGCCTCCGTTGCCGATTCCGAAAAGCTGTGGGCCGAAATGTACCGCCAGTCGATTCAGGCTGGTCGGCGTGGCGCCGCGCTCCGTGCCATCAGCGCCATCGACATCGCTCTCTGGGATCTTCGCGGTCAGTACGCACGGCTCCCCGTAATGGAACTCTGCGGCGTGTACGCGAGGCGGATGCGCTGTTACGCCACCGGCGGCTACTTCCGTCCCGGCCAGACCCTCGACGAACTCGCTGCCGAATATGCCGGCTACGCCGAGCTCGGCTTTACCGCCGCCAAGCTGAAAGTCGGCAAGTTCTCCGCCGCCGAAGACGCTGCCCGCTTGGGCGCCATCCGCAACGCCGTCGGCGAAAGTTTCGATATTCTCCTTGATGCCAACGGCGGCTGGCCCGATGCCCCCGCGGCGATCGCCGCCATGCGCCGGCTCGACGAGTTCAACCCGTACTGGATCGAAGAACCCGTACGCGCCGACAACGTCTACGCCATGGCTCGCATCGCCGAAGCCATCCGCACGCCCGTCGCTACGGGAGAACTCGAAGCCACTCGCTGGGCCTTTGCGGACCTCCTCCACCGTCGCGCCGCATCGATTCTCCAACCCGACGCCACTGTCTGCGGCGGAGTCGGCGAATGGCTCAAGATCGCTCACATGGCCTCAGCGTTCGATGTCCCCATCGCGCCCCACTACAACTGGGATGTCCACACCCAGTTGCTCGCTGCCATTCCCAACGGCCTCTTCATCGAGTACTTCGTCGAAGCCACGAAAGTGAAGATGTTCGACACGGTCCTCGCGAATCCGATGTCTGCGAAAGACGGGCACATCGAGCCCCGTACGGATCCAGGCTTCGGCTGGCGCCTCATCCCCTCCCAACTGCAGCGGTACCGAATCGGCTAG
- the accC gene encoding acetyl-CoA carboxylase biotin carboxylase subunit, whose amino-acid sequence MFRKILIANRGEIALRVICACRDLGVKTVAVYSEADRHSLHVRFADEAICIGPAKSARSYLDIPSVISAAEITNVDAIHPGYGFLSENPRFAEVCSESNIKFIGPPPDVTRLMGLKQEARAAMKAAGIAILSGSDGIVHSPEEAAEIAERIGYPVLVKASAGGGGRGMRVVQSAAELPSLLSQAQQEAAAAFSCPDVYLEKFITAPRHIEFQVLADEYGAVRVLGERECSIQRRHQKLVEEAPSPAVSAELRASISRRLEVALAEVGYQNAGTVEFLMDPASGDLFFIEVNARIQVEHPVTELITGVDLVKSQILIAAGARLDDVLPEQTELRGHAIECRINAEHPGKFTPSPGRITGLNLPGGIGIRVDTAAYTDGVIPPYYDSLVAKLIAHGGTRDEAIARMRRALEMFVVEGIYTTIPLHLRILEHPDFVSAKLDTHFLDRLL is encoded by the coding sequence ATGTTCCGAAAGATCCTGATCGCCAACCGAGGCGAAATCGCGCTCCGCGTCATATGCGCATGCCGCGATCTCGGTGTCAAGACCGTCGCCGTCTACTCCGAAGCCGATCGTCACTCCCTCCACGTCCGCTTCGCCGACGAGGCCATCTGCATCGGGCCCGCCAAGAGCGCCCGCAGCTACCTCGATATCCCCTCCGTCATCAGCGCTGCCGAGATCACCAACGTCGACGCCATCCATCCCGGCTATGGCTTCCTCAGCGAAAATCCGCGTTTCGCCGAAGTGTGCAGCGAATCCAACATCAAGTTCATCGGACCGCCTCCGGACGTCACCCGCCTCATGGGCCTTAAACAGGAAGCCCGTGCGGCCATGAAGGCGGCTGGCATCGCCATTCTTTCCGGCTCTGATGGCATCGTCCATTCACCCGAAGAAGCGGCCGAGATCGCGGAGCGCATCGGCTATCCCGTCCTTGTAAAGGCCTCCGCGGGCGGCGGCGGCCGCGGCATGCGCGTCGTGCAGTCAGCCGCCGAACTCCCCTCGCTCCTTTCTCAGGCCCAGCAGGAAGCCGCTGCGGCGTTCTCCTGCCCGGACGTTTACCTTGAGAAGTTCATCACTGCTCCCCGCCACATTGAGTTCCAGGTCCTCGCCGACGAATACGGCGCCGTCCGCGTCCTCGGCGAACGGGAGTGTTCCATTCAGCGCCGCCACCAGAAGCTGGTCGAAGAAGCACCCTCGCCGGCGGTATCGGCCGAACTCCGCGCCTCGATCTCCAGGCGTCTCGAGGTGGCGCTCGCGGAGGTTGGCTATCAGAACGCGGGCACGGTTGAGTTCCTGATGGATCCCGCCTCGGGCGATCTCTTCTTCATTGAGGTCAACGCCCGCATCCAGGTGGAGCATCCCGTCACCGAGTTGATCACCGGCGTCGATCTCGTGAAGAGTCAGATTCTCATCGCGGCCGGCGCCCGCCTCGACGACGTTCTCCCTGAGCAGACCGAACTTCGCGGCCATGCCATCGAGTGCCGCATCAACGCGGAGCACCCCGGGAAGTTTACCCCCTCACCCGGCCGCATCACCGGCCTCAATCTCCCTGGCGGCATCGGCATCCGGGTCGACACCGCTGCCTACACCGACGGCGTCATCCCGCCTTACTACGACTCCCTCGTCGCCAAACTCATCGCTCACGGCGGCACCCGTGACGAAGCCATCGCGCGCATGCGCCGCGCCCTCGAGATGTTCGTGGTCGAAGGAATCTACACGACGATTCCGCTCCACCTTCGCATCCTCGAACATCCGGACTTCGTCTCCGCCAAGCTCGATACGCACTTCCTCGATCGCCTGCTATGA
- the accB gene encoding acetyl-CoA carboxylase biotin carboxyl carrier protein → MTIDEIKQLIDLVNESGIAELELERGGNRVRIRRSVGIASPEIVLHPSHSSAVGGAPAATSPMVAETVNPVALTSDSNLVLVKAPIVGTFYESPSPGSAAFVKPGDHVQAGQVLCIIESMKLMNEIEAEQAGVIVARLVENGRPVEYGEALFSIRPA, encoded by the coding sequence ATGACCATTGATGAAATCAAACAGTTGATCGACCTCGTCAACGAGAGCGGCATTGCCGAACTCGAGCTCGAACGGGGCGGCAACCGCGTCCGCATCCGCCGCTCCGTCGGCATCGCTTCTCCCGAAATCGTTCTCCACCCCTCGCATTCTTCGGCGGTTGGCGGCGCCCCTGCCGCCACATCACCCATGGTGGCCGAAACCGTGAACCCCGTCGCCCTCACTTCGGACTCTAACCTCGTCCTGGTCAAGGCTCCCATCGTCGGAACCTTCTACGAAAGTCCCAGCCCTGGCTCCGCGGCTTTCGTCAAACCCGGTGACCACGTGCAGGCCGGTCAGGTGCTCTGCATCATCGAGTCCATGAAACTCATGAACGAGATTGAAGCCGAACAGGCCGGCGTGATAGTCGCCCGCCTCGTCGAAAATGGCCGTCCCGTCGAATACGGTGAGGCCCTCTTCTCTATCCGGCCTGCCTGA